AAatgcagtcttttcttttttttaccagtATTTGGTTGTTCTCACATCTTGCTGCTTTGGCGGCTCTACATAAACTGTATCTGTGAAGCAGAGATTACATATTAATGCCACTTACATAACACATGATTTCTCAGTGTTTTAGAATTATGAATTTACTCAACTGCCTTGTTACTTGCAAGTTAAGACTATTGGCTTTGGCATTTCAAAACATCCCTGAGGAACATAAAGACCAACATATCTGGATGACAGGAGTACACAGTTTCTTCAACTTAAGTGAGCTCTTGTCCATGCCTTTTTTATTGCCTTACCAGCTGATCCTTCAGAAAGCTTTCACCACTGCTCTAGTCAGTATGACTAAACCAAGTATCCAGCTAATGTCATAAGAAGTTTAAATTCTATGTGTCTTCACCACTCCCATTTTCTTAATAttgacacagagaaaaaagttagccactaaatatttaaattttactttcttccttgcttcctACATATGCATGCTCACGCCATCTGAATTTGCCTCCTTGCCAGCAAAAGCTGTTGCCTTTAACTGAGGAATCCTtcactttcaaaagcagaaatatattcTAAGCCCTTCAGGAAGCATTTGGTTGCTTTTACCAAGACTAAAGTTTCAGTACGGTCTcaagattaaagaaaacagttcaCCTGAGTTTCAGAAACAGGTGCAAAAGGATTTGTTGGCCTTAAACCCGGCTGCGTATACATCATTGACTGAGGTGCCATCAAAGGAGCAGCTCCAACCTGAGGAGGTACctgttagaaaaacaaaacccccacaaaacacGTATATAAAATTCAAACTACTTCTAGAAGACACAACTTTTTGCATTCTAAGTTAGTAGAAAAAAAGCCTATAGACACACACATGTAGTAAagttaaaacttttaaaaaaactcactGTATTAAATTTAAAGTAATCTCATCCAATGCAGTGTAAAAAAGCTATCAGATTTCACACGCTATTGACCTTATGAAACAGTACATGTAAGTTGCAGGGTGATTTGAGCACAACAGTGCCTGCCATGCAACTCACTAGAGGACACAACTAGGTTTTTCAGGAATATAAGACAATCACATTTCTTACCATTCCATATACAGGCACTTGAGGCGTGGTCAATGGGTATGTGATAGGAGCAGGTACCTTCAATGAAGACAATTTTCACGTATTTTAGATAAGCTCAGACATActagtaatatatatataaaaccatgacaaatatgtatttttcattgctttaaatAACCAATGTATTTACAAGAAATGGACTTACATATCCAGGATAGTGTACTCCATTCTGGCACAGCAAAAGGAGTAaggacagaaaattatttaaggaGGTATTCAAACTGGAAATTCTAACCAAGGGATGGATTCAAGTCCAGTACCATAACTGTCTGTAATTATACTCAActgatttattaaaacaattagaatgggaggaaaaaagtgcaACGGCAATAACATCAGCAGCTATGCCTGTTAATTTAAGATAGGTTCCCCGCCTAGAAATCTATCAATAATACTACTTAAAGCAAAAATCGAAATTTTACCAAATCTAGACAGATTTGAGTATATTGCTTGCATAAACATGGTGTGAGAAGCTTTTAGATGGCATGGCATGCAATACGCCTTTGTCCTCCCACTACACGTGAGAAGGGcatagaaaaaacccaagccagTGACCATTCAGCTTAAACTAATAGCAAAATATGTTTAGTCAGGTAAATGTTGCTCACATACTAACTTCTGATGTCTGCAACATAtcacaataagaaaaaaaaaaaaaaaaggagcatcCTATGCCAGCAATAACTTATATCAGGTTATGTTCACAGGCACAGTGATGCATGCACTTCATATGGCCATGCATTGTTAAGTAATGCTAGTGATATTAAAAATGGAGTGCTAGAGTACTTCACTATGAAAGACTATGCAGACTACACATGAACTGGAGGGTTAGTACCCTGAATGCCACAGATCAAGCCAGGACAGTTAGACCTTTTCAATACTGGAGCACTGATTTTAAAGACACTCATAACTGAGCTAGTCATTTGCATCATAGTTTGTCAGAATTCCAAGTAAATGAGTGAGCAGATACCTGGCATAAAAGGCTTAGACCAGAAAGTATTAAACATGAACACATGAAAtagaaacacaaaacccaaatccaCAGCGATCAGTGTGCCAAGGTGCCCTCTATCTTTCcgaaataaaaatgcatcagCACCAACAGCATGTTCTAGAGCACCAGGAGGGGATAAATAGATTTTATGGTCTCAGAAATCTCACATAAAAGTGCTATACAACTGAGAGATCCTCTCATACAGAATTTTTGAGTTTTGGTTTCAAGTCCACTACTGAATTTAATATTCTGTTCAACTTTGGTAATTCTGAATGAACATACTCACATAAGATGAGGAAAATGGGCATTACAGGCAAAACtataaatattgtaaaataaagTCAGACAGCAGTccaaaaattcaaagcaaatgtGGTAATTACCCTAGTTGTATGTACGTATAACCAACATGAACATTCTACTTCCCTCTAAGGCAGCTTTATTTCAGAAGTGGTTCATATTTgtatgaatatgtatgaatagaagatacttgaaaaaaaatctcttctatAAGCATAGGAAAACTCAGTTGCCTACAAATATCCGCCCAAGGAATGAcaattcttcatttaaataacGATAAAACTTCCACTTAGTATTTTATACtgtgttaaaaatacaaagttgcTGCTGagcattttcaaaattccaAAGTGCTGCCTGGCCTAATAATTAGGATGCCTTGCAGGAGCTGTAGCAGTGTTTCATgtgataaaactgaaaaaggagtGAAAACTGGAAGGAACAGCAGTTTTGCCCTTGAAACACATTCTGGTGCGTGTATGGATGTGAGAGGATCTCAAACATGCACATCAAATTTTCAGGTTTGGGGTCATTTGCTTCAATTCAAAAAGAACTTATGAGATGAGATATGTCTCAAGTGAAAGGCTGGTTATTTAAGTCTTTCATGGACAAATTTTACAGTTAGGGGAAATAACACACACTAAAACCCCTACCTCATCCAGCTTGAGAGGTGATCCTACACGcattcccccctgcccccaagtCTTGTCCCAAACAGCCTTTGCTAATGCTTAAGTTACTTCAAGCAAGGAATTAgcatttatgaaaatgaaacatgatTCAAGTAGTACAGAAATTACCATATGTGGAATAGTGGGTAAGGGAGTAGGGTTCCACGTGGTTGATGTGCTTGTTTTTGCTTGCCAGTTTGTTCCACCAGTAAGTTTTTTCTCTGTGGGCTGGGTCCACTGCATATCTgatctaaaatgaaaatgtggtgTTAGTTTTCACAGAGAGTCAACAGCTAGAGTAACAACAAcataacagaaaatcaaaacatgCCTTAATACACAGCTGAAATCTATGGTTGCAAGAAACACTCAGGATTTCAGTAACTACTTCTATATCTGTTCCAGTAAATACGAAGTCTGGgggttctgttttgtgttaaaaGTAAACTATCATTACAGCACTGTACAGCATGATGATTAACTACAGTTTTATGTAACTGCAAGTTTTTTTATGGTGcttcataaaaatacagcaattgcGAAACTGAAGTGAATTACTTCAAAAGTTAAGGTTGACTGTGTTATGGTGACTGACCGCAAACTCACTGTTTCAATGCTGTTCTTGGTACTTCATTACTTTCAAGAGTTGAGACTCTTGCCATGTTAGTACTGGTAAACTGTGCCAGAGGCTACCAAATAATCATGTGACAatattataaatacatatttgcaCTTACTTTTTGGATGGAGTTCCTCCAAAGCCAAGAtctggggggaaggagaaaccGACAAAATCcctaagtatttttaatttatttaggggggggggcagggggggaagcttgttttgttttcagtagcaAATGGGATAGTTAAAGCTTCACACTTACTTCCCACTAGATTAGCCAGTGAAGAATCAAGGTCATTTGCAAAAATTTTTCCACTTTGCTGGCTGGCTAAAGTGGCTTTTTGATTTTGTGGTGGTACTGTGGGTTGCAATACATCATCTAGAAAGttaaaaactaaataaagaACATAAAAGCAACTGTTGACAAATCAGTTATATTGCATTTAATAGAAAAACACATCCATATGCCAGGGAGGTATTTTCTTTATAGAACGCTAAATAGTTTGAGTATCTATATGCAAAGTTTCAACATGCTGGAAGCGTTTAAGGCTCAGACAGAAGCATAGTTtagcctctttcttttttatggaATACTATATTGTAGCTATTAATCTAGTACAATCTTTAATTTTACTTCAGCAGTGACTGATGGTATTTTTGAATTAAGATGAATCTCCCCTAAAACTGAAGAACGGTTGTTAAAGATAGTTTCCAAGTGCTCTTGTAACACAATATAGCAGTAATTTCATGGTACTGCTAGCACCCTGAATGTACACAAGAGTTCCTTTGCTATACGTTCCTAAGGACATACAGCAATACATTCACATAGCAAAACAGCACCAAGCAAGAGAAAGATCATAACTCAGCTACTCTTCAAGCAACAAATACATGCAACCAGTTTCGCATTTTTCTAAGTACAACTCCACTCAATGAAGTTAGAGGGAACTCTATGTATCTATATGTATCAAGAGAAAGCACTGAAGTCATACgcactgaaaacagaataatgTAAGCTTACCCGTTAAGAGGTATCCAGTGGGCCACGTTCAAAGTTCATTCCCCcaaaaagagaggaaacagtTATTACACAGTATATGAGATTAGTCAAAgctaattttaaagtaaataactACAATTGAGTTGATTGCCTGTTATCTTATCAGCCCTATAATCAGCTTGCAAATGTATTACATTATTAGATTTTGAACTGCAATAGCAATTATGCTAAATTGTTAAGCAACTGTTGCCTGTAGGGTGTAAATTAGTCATAAGGTAGTTTTTACCACTTGTAGTCCTGTACTCTGGTGCTGTAGATTTTCCTCCAAAAACAGCATCAAAGTCCACATTAATTGTTGAAGAGGTGGTACTTGGAGGAGCTGAATGAAGAGGaaaacctggggaaaaaaagtttagagCAATTAAACCCATGGAGCAATATCACTCATTACAATGAAACCAGAATGTttactaaaagaaaagaaaattaccatCAACAGTCAGAGGATGATACAGAGAAGCATATGTAGGTTTATGACCACTAAAGTCATcttcataaaaagaaagagaagaaaataagatcagttaaaaagagaaaaaggaagagggacCCAAGAATTAAGTCtgccattaaaaaataagaatttaagtaataaaaaaggaagtttttaaaatttatttaacaaATTTGAAAAGCTCAAGTAACTCCTGCATTCCCCATTACAAAATAGAAAGGAGGCTGCAgtttgaaagaaagcagcaaaaattcCAGCAGCATTGCAAGTCTTAGGATGTCTAGGGTGTacaaactgaacaaaacaaTGAGTTATTTCAACTGTAGGAATAAAACTTTAAGGAAACATATAGTTTAATACATCTGGAATTAATGCACCATCTTCACTTGTTAATAAAAAGTGAAGTTTGGTCCAAACCACAAGAAAGATTACATGGCCCAATTTATTAGCATTATCATCTCCAGCTGCATAGAAATTAcatggggtttgtttgctttaccACTAAACAGTTCCACCGTTTGTTTGGAGGAAAAAGTAGAATTGATGAAAGGGGTGGTAGATTTTACAGCTTCTTCAACAGGCTTCATGTCAAAGATGTCCAGATGAGGTGGAGAACCAACACAACCATTTGAGGACGAGAAAGGACCTTTCAGATgcagaagtgaaggaaagaaTACAAAGGacaaataatggaaaagaaaagcagtctgaaatGATTGAATATGAGAATCTCTAGACAAAGTCAAACTGTAAACATTCCACCTAGCGAGCAGCCCATTACAGGTACAAATTCTTAGTTACAATAAAAATCCTAACAGCTCACTCTATTCAGGGAAAATAATTCTGATATTGCCATTGCACGGGAGGGGGAGAATGACAGAACATTTATCAAtcaaaaaagttaaatattacatttttggCTTCAAGAATCTACCTTTTAAATAGCACACAAGGGCATCAATTCCACCTGTTAAAATACCAACACTTAGGCCTTATTTCAACATTTAAGACATTTCTTTGACACCTATCCTGACTATTCTTTAGAAGGATGGATGAGGGTACAGAGAATGCTGTGCCCAGGGAACAGCAGCTTTGTTATAAGAACTCTGAAGTCACCAAcaccttttaaatgaaaaggatATTAAACATTACTAATGGAATGGAAACACTAGTCCAGCATATTTTCAGTTACATCTGCTTAGTTTACATTTCccagcatttttaaagtttgatttTTAGTTACAGTTCATCTACCTGTCCCCTTTATTGAATAGCTCCTTCATTCCATCTACTGCATATTGACACTACTGCTATGTGTTAAACAAAAGTAACTTCTCTGTAACAGTTTGCCAGAGCTTTCAGAGAACTTACTGTATATTCTGTCAAGGATAGAAGTGTTTGAATGCAAAGTAATTAAGGTTTAAGATATAGATTCAATGAAGTATGactgtattttattcttgtaTTCTAAGAATTCACCCATCATTTAGACATTGTATCAGCTCACCTCCCCAAGCACTGCTTGCTGATGTTGATATAGCTGGAGTACTCTGCACAGTTGGAACAAATGCAGGCTGAAGATCAAAAAGATCACTAGAAAGGTTGGGCATGCTGaataagaaaacagagaaacatgAAGATACATAATAGGCATTGTATTCTTGTGTTATAGGAACACTCATACCAATCTCACTTCCTCTTGTTCACTACCAGCCCATCAACAATAGTagtacaaaacaaaactagTAATTAAGCACTTCTTGACTGATACCAAAATTCCTGTGAACACAACAGCAAAAGGTTATTATTGAAAAATCCTTGAGAAGTAGCTAGGATCAGTGCTTTGCAGTTGATTGCAGAGCTACAGGCCAATGCAGTAATTTCTGCTtgcttcagaaagcaaagtCTCTCTCACCTATTTGTTGTGGGTGCTGGTACTGCAAAGAAGTCAACAGCTACAGTGGTATTCACACTCTTTCCTGATAAGGTGCTTGGAGATGCTGATGTGGAAGTGGAATTTGATACTACAGAAATCTCTCTTAATCGCTGCTCCTGAAAGATGAGATACACAGTTTGCATTTtagtttaattaatttattaaccCCTCAGTCCTGAAAACCCCTTTtgcaagaagaaattttaattatggtcttaataaataaaacagtctTCTGTAATGtcctgaaagcagaaagatgaTTGAAATtaagagtatttattttaacaaaacctTTTAAAGTCAATGTGGTACTTGATGatttcagtaattattttttcaaattacttgTAACTGCTTAGACGTAAAACACTTCTAGTCAAGCTACATATTCTAGGCTGCTTTCATCGTCACTTAGAGAAACAGGTCAACGGACCTTTGTTCAGGAACACCCATCTCCCTCTGCTGTTATGATCTCTTTATAGTTCAATTCAGATGTTCAGAAATCAGACTGAGAATGTGCATCCTAACAATATCCATATGGTGGTGCTTCTatttagcaaaagaaaagtcTAGTTTACCTTGTTAACTTTAGGTTTACATACTTTGTTACTTCTAGATATGCCCACTGCATTTATACAGCACAGGTCAAAGCACAGGTGTATGTTTTACACTGCTTACATTCCTCAAGTAAAACACCGAATGAGCTTGTAagcttccccaccccccaaatgAAAATCTGTATCAACGAATTTAATTATTCAGTTACAGCAGCTACAAGTCCTACTACAGTAGAAGTGGGACAGTAAAGAGGGAGACATCTGATCCAactcctgaaaacaaaaaaaaagccaacctcACCCAAAAACCCCCGAACAAATAACATCACAACGCTTGCTGAAAGTAAGCGAAACAGTTCAGCAGTAGGCAGCAAGGCACGCTAAGGCTAGTCTAATAGCAAAATACCTGCTTCACATcgatttaaaaaatatgcctTACACCAAGTCAGGAAAGTAGAGAATCTTCAATAAACCTCTATAATCCCAAAGATGAAACTCAACTCTGCATTACCATCAAATTTTACTTTCACACTCCAAATAGTTTTAAGGTTCTCAGTGTGGCCTCCAGATGACATGAGCAGAGTTGCTACGTTGGTTTGGTGGGTCTAGAGATGTTAAagcaacacaagaaaaattTCCAACTGCCCCACTTCCATGTGCCTGGGACATGACAGAACCACAGATTCAGCTTTCAGCAAGAGAAGCACCTTGCCTCATTCAAGATTTTATACTATGTTCTCAGGAAACAGTGTTATAAAGGGGTTAAAAGGACCTGAAAGGCCAGGATTCAGGCCTTGAGAGGGATGTTACCAAGGACTACTCAACAAGTACCAATGAGCAAAGGAAAGTTAAGGAGTCCAGAGAATACGCTAAATaatacatttgaaagaaaatcaaagtcCATAAGTTATACCTAAATACATATAATTTCAAAcagtttttcaaattaaatcacaaattaattttaataaataagagCAGTTAAACATGGGCAGAAGTATAGCATACATTCTCGTTATCAATAACATGACTGAAAAATCACAATAAAGCCATAATCTATACgtgatggggaaaaataattcccTCCTACCAATAATCAGTCTTACAATAGCAATGCTGTATGTTCAGCTGCTGAGACATAACCTAGAAATGTTGTATACTCATTCTGTGAATCTTTGAGATAAATAAAAGTCTCttgtaaggaagaaaataaattatttgtatcaGCTGCGTGCTATTCAGACCATACTCCAGGTAGAAGGGTCACCCAATACTGGCAGCCATCACACGTGCATCTCACAGAACCATGCCTTGCCCTCTCAAGATGAGAGTTCCCCCACCATACACTATTTTAAGCCAAATCCTGGTTATCACCTATAtctagttaaagaaaaaaaaaaaaaacaactctgaaTACAAACTTGTAAAACATAGTACCTTAAGTGCCTGCAGTCTAGCTTGTTCTTCCTCCaatgcttgctgcttttccttctcatccATCCTGCTAAGTGACATTCCTGTATTGGCAAGTGTAGAAACAGCACTGGAAAGGGCACTAGCTCtaaaaacagtaataattaaTAAGTTTCATTAAGATAAACCATCAGGTATACATCACTCAGTTCAATCATCAAGGGCCTTATCTAGTTGTGTATCATTCCCTCTTCACTCCAGTCTTCCCTTACTCTctggcagagaaaagcagacacCCCAATAATGACGAGTTTGCTGAATAAGCGGTGTAACAATACAGGATTACTCCTTCAGGCTTCAGTAGGTATGAACTGGAAAGTGCAGAACGTACGCattgtcttttttcttcaaggTCATATAAACTAGACTGGAATTCTATTCCATTCAAGTAGCATGAGGACAGAAAGCATGTTTGTATGTATTATACATATAACAGTAAACAAAGCAGTGAAGTTATTCTCTACATAGTATACTTTTTTGCAGAATACTATGGCAGTGAACCCTCAGGTACTtgcaaataaagtaaaaatctgAAGAGCAAGGTAACAACTCAGGAATGTAGCTTACACTGATACATTTAAGAAGATTTATCAAGTTTTTGTGGTAGAATGCCTACACCAAAAGAGATCCCTCACTCTTCAGTCAGAAGTACTGTTCATATATAGATACTGTACTTGACAGAAAGAATAACATAATTCCTGCTAGCACAAAGCACCTGAAAAGGGACTGAAGAACTTCTATAAGCAGGTTAAGATAAATTCCATtatcttaaatgaaaaaataaagataaatacCATTCTATCTTGTGTAGAAAAAGCTTCAAAATCCAAATACCTCAGAAGTCTTATAAGCCAAAGGACTTCAACcaagaaaaaactaaaaagaacTGAGTCTCATCTCAGTGGTTTAATAAAGCATAATAAGAAAAGTCTGTCAGAGACACAGGCAGACATACCTAGATTTGACTGAGCTATTACTCACTAGACTCTTCATTTATACTTCTAGGAAGATatgtttggaagaaaataaaattcaaggaGAATGCCAAATGACTGAATCCTGAAAATTCTTAGTATGAAGATAACAAATCCTAAGCATAAGTATTGTTATAATTCATTGGGTGCTCACCTGCTGGCAGCGGagacttcttttgttttctttccctccacAGAAGCCAAAtgctgttccagtgcttcaagCAAGCTGCTGGGTGCCTGAAgttaaaagtatttataaaacagCGCTTCTAGACAACACGTCATAGTTCAGTACACAGATTAGTTTCCTCACCTACTAAAACCAAACTGCACACACCAATAATTgtgcttttgggttttgctgccATCCTGCACACTTTGATTCTGTCTACGCAGTTGTGGTTCTTTAAAAGGATTGGCACCAGAGCCATAAAGTAAGGATTCCCCCAGAGTAGGTCTGCTTCTGTGTACACAAACTGTGTTCTTGCTTTTGGCAACAGCATTTGCTATCTTAAGATTAATCCAATCATCACAGATGATTAAGCAGCACTCCCTTAAACTTACAGAAGTACCAAAACGAAGCCTTTGCATTTGTGATCCCCTTTCCCCCATAACAATGAAAAGCCAATCACTTTCCCTTCAAAAATTTACAAAGGCTTGCATTAGGAACACTTGACTACAACAGGATGTTAGGTTTGATAAAAATGCAATCAAATTGCAGCTGATCCCAACAACACACTGCAGAGTGAGTAGCTATTCAACACATGACCACACAATAAACCAACTCAATTACTCCAAAGCCTTTGGTAGCCTGACTCATTAGAAACTAGCAACATCACTTCAAATGAAGTTGTCTTTTGGTGAATCTCATGCCCCCCCCGACAAGCATTACCTGTGAGAAGTTTTGAAACATTAAGCTGTTATTAAAGCAATGAAGAAGATGCCAATAAACAGGCTTCTCACCACCTAAATCTAGCAGGAAGTCAGGCACTAAACACCTCAGCTAAAAGTTGACAACCTCAGTGACTTTTAGGCAACCAATACTCATAAGCTTACCAAGACTTTTGAGAGCCAAGCCATGACATTACTCAGCACCCAAGACAAAGATTTTAACTGGCCATCAACAGAAAAGAGCAATTGTAAAACATACAGAACTAAAGCACACCAGAGCTGCTTTGGTCCCTACAGAGAACAAGAAATAAGTGCCAATCAtaacctgttttctttctgccacGTAATTGTATccatacagaaatatttcttccataCCAAAGGGAACAGCTTCAAAGCTCAGAATAAATTCTAACCTCATATGGATTACACAGTCTTAGTAAGAAGCAAGATTTCTCCAAGTCACCCTATAAAAACAACCACCATTGAGCAAAATAATTAGGCTGGCACTTTTGGAAGAGTTCACTGCCTGGCTATTCTAGCCACACTGCTCTTGTGGCTTTTGACTACATAGCCCATACTCGATAAAACAAGTGAAACAAATCCTACTGCAGATGCAGATGAAGGGAATAGACATCCAAAGTTTTAATCTACTTGCCAGCTCAGTCCTCCTCACCTGGCAGGCTTTCAGAGACATTAAGCCTCTCTTACCACTTGTGAACTTGCACTGGGTACAACAGATTTGATGGGTACGGTTTAGAAGAGAAACCAGCTTGCCCTTGCTAGCCCTTCTGTACCAAAAGCTACACCAAAGTATt
The genomic region above belongs to Falco peregrinus isolate bFalPer1 chromosome 13, bFalPer1.pri, whole genome shotgun sequence and contains:
- the LOC101914228 gene encoding phosphatidylinositol-binding clathrin assembly protein-like isoform X5 produces the protein MSGQSITDRITAAQHSVTGSAVAKAVCKATTHEVMGPKKKHLDYLIQCTNEMNVNIPQLADTLFERTANSSWVVVFKALITTHHLMMYGNERFIQYLASRNTLFNLNNYLDKSAMQGYDMSTFIRRYSRYLNEKALSYRLVAVDFTKMKRGIDGVMRTMNAEKLLKTLPIIQNQLDALLDFDANPNELTNGVINAAFMLLFKDSIRLFAAYNEGIVNLLERYFDMKKNQCKEGLDIYKKFLARMTKLSEFLKVAEQVGIDHGDIPDLTQAPSSLLEALEQHLASVEGKKTKEVSAASRASALSSAVSTLANTGMSLSRMDEKEKQQALEEEQARLQALKEQRLREISVVSNSTSTSASPSTLSGKSVNTTVAVDFFAVPAPTTNSMPNLSSDLFDLQPAFVPTVQSTPAISTSASSAWGGPFSSSNGCVGSPPHLDIFDMKPVEEAVKSTTPFINSTFSSKQTVELFSDDFSGHKPTYASLYHPLTVDGFPLHSAPPSTTSSTINVDFDAVFGGKSTAPEYRTTSAYIILFSVRMTSVLSLDTYRYIEFPLTSLSGVVLRKMRNWLHVFVA
- the LOC101914228 gene encoding phosphatidylinositol-binding clathrin assembly protein-like isoform X2 → MSGQSITDRITAAQHSVTGSAVAKAVCKATTHEVMGPKKKHLDYLIQCTNEMNVNIPQLADTLFERTANSSWVVVFKALITTHHLMMYGNERFIQYLASRNTLFNLNNYLDKSAMQGYDMSTFIRRYSRYLNEKALSYRLVAVDFTKMKRGIDGVMRTMNAEKLLKTLPIIQNQLDALLDFDANPNELTNGVINAAFMLLFKDSIRLFAAYNEGIVNLLERYFDMKKNQCKEGLDIYKKFLARMTKLSEFLKVAEQVGIDHGDIPDLTQAPSSLLEALEQHLASVEGKKTKEVSAASRASALSSAVSTLANTGMSLSRMDEKEKQQALEEEQARLQALKEQRLREISVVSNSTSTSASPSTLSGKSVNTTVAVDFFAVPAPTTNSMPNLSSDLFDLQPAFVPTVQSTPAISTSASSAWGGPFSSSNGCVGSPPHLDIFDMKPVEEAVKSTTPFINSTFSSKQTVELFSGFPLHSAPPSTTSSTINVDFDAVFGGKSTAPEYRTTSDDVLQPTVPPQNQKATLASQQSGKIFANDLDSSLANLVGNLGFGGTPSKKSDMQWTQPTEKKLTGGTNWQAKTSTSTTWNPTPLPTIPHMVPAPITYPLTTPQVPVYGMVPPQVGAAPLMAPQSMMYTQPGLRPTNPFAPVSETQIQFM
- the LOC101914228 gene encoding phosphatidylinositol-binding clathrin assembly protein-like isoform X1, giving the protein MSGQSITDRITAAQHSVTGSAVAKAVCKATTHEVMGPKKKHLDYLIQCTNEMNVNIPQLADTLFERTANSSWVVVFKALITTHHLMMYGNERFIQYLASRNTLFNLNNYLDKSAMQGYDMSTFIRRYSRYLNEKALSYRLVAVDFTKMKRGIDGVMRTMNAEKLLKTLPIIQNQLDALLDFDANPNELTNGVINAAFMLLFKDSIRLFAAYNEGIVNLLERYFDMKKNQCKEGLDIYKKFLARMTKLSEFLKVAEQVGIDHGDIPDLTQAPSSLLEALEQHLASVEGKKTKEVSAASRASALSSAVSTLANTGMSLSRMDEKEKQQALEEEQARLQALKEQRLREISVVSNSTSTSASPSTLSGKSVNTTVAVDFFAVPAPTTNSMPNLSSDLFDLQPAFVPTVQSTPAISTSASSAWGGPFSSSNGCVGSPPHLDIFDMKPVEEAVKSTTPFINSTFSSKQTVELFSDDFSGHKPTYASLYHPLTVDGFPLHSAPPSTTSSTINVDFDAVFGGKSTAPEYRTTSDDVLQPTVPPQNQKATLASQQSGKIFANDLDSSLANLVGNLGFGGTPSKKSDMQWTQPTEKKLTGGTNWQAKTSTSTTWNPTPLPTIPHMVPAPITYPLTTPQVPVYGMVPPQVGAAPLMAPQSMMYTQPGLRPTNPFAPVSETQIQFM
- the LOC101914228 gene encoding phosphatidylinositol-binding clathrin assembly protein-like isoform X3, producing the protein MIHRKILNLIQCTNEMNVNIPQLADTLFERTANSSWVVVFKALITTHHLMMYGNERFIQYLASRNTLFNLNNYLDKSAMQGYDMSTFIRRYSRYLNEKALSYRLVAVDFTKMKRGIDGVMRTMNAEKLLKTLPIIQNQLDALLDFDANPNELTNGVINAAFMLLFKDSIRLFAAYNEGIVNLLERYFDMKKNQCKEGLDIYKKFLARMTKLSEFLKVAEQVGIDHGDIPDLTQAPSSLLEALEQHLASVEGKKTKEVSAASRASALSSAVSTLANTGMSLSRMDEKEKQQALEEEQARLQALKEQRLREISVVSNSTSTSASPSTLSGKSVNTTVAVDFFAVPAPTTNSMPNLSSDLFDLQPAFVPTVQSTPAISTSASSAWGGPFSSSNGCVGSPPHLDIFDMKPVEEAVKSTTPFINSTFSSKQTVELFSDDFSGHKPTYASLYHPLTVDGFPLHSAPPSTTSSTINVDFDAVFGGKSTAPEYRTTSDDVLQPTVPPQNQKATLASQQSGKIFANDLDSSLANLVGNLGFGGTPSKKSDMQWTQPTEKKLTGGTNWQAKTSTSTTWNPTPLPTIPHMVPAPITYPLTTPQVPVYGMVPPQVGAAPLMAPQSMMYTQPGLRPTNPFAPVSETQIQFM
- the LOC101914228 gene encoding phosphatidylinositol-binding clathrin assembly protein-like isoform X4 translates to MSGQSITDRITAAQHSVTGSAVAKAVCKATTHEVMGPKKKHLDYLIQCTNEMNVNIPQLADTLFERTANSSWVVVFKALITTHHLMMYGNERFIQYLASRNTLFNLNNYLDKSAMQGYDMSTFIRRYSRYLNEKALSYRLVAVDFTKMKRGIDGVMRTMNAEKLLKTLPIIQNQLDALLDFDANPNELTNGVINAAFMLLFKDSIRLFAAYNEGIVNLLERYFDMKKNQCKEGLDIYKKFLARMTKLSEFLKVAEQVGIDHGDIPDLTQAPSSLLEALEQHLASVEGKKTKEVSAASRASALSSAVSTLANTGMSLSRMDEKEKQQALEEEQARLQALKEQRLREISVVSNSTSTSASPSTLSGKSVNTTVAVDFFAVPAPTTNSMPNLSSDLFDLQPAFVPTVQSTPAISTSASSAWGGFPLHSAPPSTTSSTINVDFDAVFGGKSTAPEYRTTSDDVLQPTVPPQNQKATLASQQSGKIFANDLDSSLANLVGNLGFGGTPSKKSDMQWTQPTEKKLTGGTNWQAKTSTSTTWNPTPLPTIPHMVPAPITYPLTTPQVPVYGMVPPQVGAAPLMAPQSMMYTQPGLRPTNPFAPVSETQIQFM